A single window of Scyliorhinus torazame isolate Kashiwa2021f chromosome 29, sScyTor2.1, whole genome shotgun sequence DNA harbors:
- the LOC140404006 gene encoding ferritin heavy chain-like: MASQIRQNYHQECEAAMNRQINMELYASYVYISMYAFFDRDDVALKNFAKFFKNQSHEEREHAEKLMKFQNQRGGRVILQDVSKPDRDEWSNGLEAMRCALHLERTVNQSLLDLHKLASDKIDAQMCDFLETHYLDEQVQAIKKLGDFITNLVRLGAPQNGMAEYLFDKHSLEESS; encoded by the exons atgGCTTCTCAAATCCGCCAGAATTATCACCAGGAGTGCGAGGCAGCGATGAACCGCCAAATCAACATGGAGCTGTACGCTTCCTATGTCTACATCTCGATG tatGCCTTCTTCGACAGGGACGATGTCGCCCTGAAGAACTTCGCCAAGTTCTTCAAAAACCAGTCCCACGAGGAAAGGGAACATGCAGAGAAGCTGATGAAATTCCAAAACCAGCGTGGGGGACGTGTTATCCTGCAGGATGTCTCG aaACCTGACCGTGATGAATGGAGCAATGGTCTCGAAGCCATGAGGTGTGCTCTTCACTTGGAGAGAACCGTGAATCAGTCTCTCTTGGACCTCCATAAGCTGGCTTCTGACAAGATCGATGCGCAA ATGTGTGATTTTCTGGAGACTCACTACTTGGATGAGCAGGTCCAGGCTATTAAGAAGCTTGGCGATTTCATCACCAACCTGGTCCGTCTGGGGGCTCCCCAGAATGGCATGGCTGAGTATCTGTTTGACAAGCACAGTCTGGAAGAGAGCAGTTAA
- the LOC140404008 gene encoding ferritin heavy chain-like has protein sequence MGSLRGLLPGLWLGLQPGCRLLSRLQGRPGPLSLCRSPAAGPQLLIRRGPQGRHRCGGGSGLKYPRECEDGINRQINQELTASYVYLSMAYYFERDDIALRNFAKFYLEQSLEEQEHAAKLMKFQNLRGGRIILKDIKKPKQDEWGNGLEAMEQALHLEKEVNQCILDLHKLASDQDDHSLCEFLESNYLTEQIVAIRRLGEHITNLKRLGAPENGMGEYLFDKHTLGESS, from the exons ATGGGCAGCCTGCGCGGCCTCCTCCCCGGCctgtggctgggcctgcagcctggctgCCGTCTCCTGAGCCGGCTCCAGGGCCGGCCGGGCCCGCTCTCGCTCTGCCGCTCCCCCGCCGCCGGTCCGCAGCTGCTGATCCGGAGGGGGCCGCAGGGGCGCCATCGGTGCGGCGGAGGGAGCGGCCTGAAGTACCCGCGGGAATGTGAGGATGGCATCAACAGACAGATCAACCAGGAGCTGACCGCCTCCTACGTCTACCTGTCCATG GCCTACTACTTTGAGCGGGATGATATCGCTCTGAGGAACTTTGCCAAGTTTTACTTGGAGCAGTCGCTCGAGGAGCAGGAACACGCTGCGAAGCTGATGAAGTTTCAGAATCTGCGCGGAGGCCGCATCATCCTCAAGGACATCAAG AAACCCAAACAGGACGAATGGGGCAACGGCTTAGAGGCGATGGAGCAGGCCCTGCACCTGGAGAAGGAAGTGAACCAGTGTATCCTGGACCTACACAAACTGGCATCTGACCAGGATGATCATTCT CTATGCGAATTCCTGGAATCAAACTACTTGACTGAACAAATTGTGGCCATTAGGAGACTTGGAGAGCATATTACTAACTTGAAGCGATTGGGAGCTCCCGAGAATGGCATGGGGGAGTACCTGTTCGACAAGCACACCCTGGGGGAGAGCAGTTAA
- the LOC140404007 gene encoding ferritin heavy chain-like, translating into MDHNMRLNYHKDCESAVNRMINMELYSSYFYLSMSYYFDRGDIALDNFMKFFKKQSDKEREQAEKLMKFQNQRGGHVALQDIKRPDQEDWDNGLQAMQCALQLEKNINQSLLELYKLSKDRSDPHLCDFLETHYLEKQVKTIKKLGDHVTNLHRLGAPQNGTADYLFNKHTLGAE; encoded by the exons ATGGACCACAATATGCGTTTGAACTACCACAAGGACTGTGAGAGTGCTGTCAATCGCATGATCAACATGGAACTCTACTCTTCATATTTTTACCTCTCCATG TCATATTACTTTGACCGAGGTGACATTGCTCTGGACAACTTCATGAAGTTCTTCAAGAAGCAGTCAGACAAGGAACGTGAGCAAGCGGAGAAGCTGATGAAATTTCAGAATCAGCGAGGAGGTCACGTTGCCCTGCAGGATATCAAG AGACCAGATCAAGAAGACTGGGACAATGGTCTTCAGGCAATGCAATGTGCTCTACAATTGGAGAAGAACATTAACCAAAGCCTGTTGGAGCTATACAAACTGTCCAAGGATAGATCAGACCCGCAT TTGTGTGACTTCCTGGAGACTCACTATTTGGAAAAGCAAGTGAAGACCATCAAGAAACTTGGGGACCACGTCACCAACCTGCATCGTCTCGGTGCCCCCCAGAATGGCACGGCCGATTACCTGTTCAACAAGCACACCTTGGGGGCAGAGTAG